A genomic segment from Streptosporangiales bacterium encodes:
- the folE gene encoding GTP cyclohydrolase I FolE: MPDRGDGTATEVDLPRVERAVREILLAIGEDPDRDGLQHTPERVARWYAEAFSGLTQKPEDVMTVVFEAEHDEMVLVRDIEVASMCEHHLVPFQGVAHVGYIPDGSGRVTGLSKLARLVDVYARRPQVQERMTSQIADALMTVLAPRGVIVVMECEHLCMTLRGVRKPAARTVTSAVRGQFRRSDKTRSEALAFIYGHRSH; encoded by the coding sequence GTGCCCGATCGCGGTGACGGCACCGCGACGGAGGTCGATCTCCCCCGCGTCGAGCGCGCCGTCCGTGAGATCCTGCTCGCAATTGGGGAGGACCCCGACCGCGACGGCCTGCAGCACACCCCCGAACGGGTGGCGCGCTGGTACGCCGAGGCATTCTCCGGGCTGACCCAGAAGCCCGAGGACGTCATGACCGTCGTCTTCGAGGCCGAGCACGACGAGATGGTCCTCGTCCGCGACATCGAGGTCGCGAGCATGTGCGAGCACCACCTCGTGCCGTTCCAGGGCGTCGCGCACGTCGGCTACATCCCCGACGGCAGCGGCCGCGTCACCGGCCTGTCCAAGCTCGCGCGTCTCGTCGACGTCTACGCCCGCCGCCCGCAGGTGCAGGAGCGCATGACGAGCCAGATCGCCGACGCGCTGATGACGGTGCTCGCCCCTCGCGGCGTGATCGTGGTCATGGAGTGCGAGCACCTCTGCATGACGCTGCGCGGCGTCCGCAAGCCGGCCGCCCGCACCGTGACCTCCGCCGTCCGCGGCCAGTTCCGCCGGTCCGACAAGACCAGGAGCGAGGCACTCGCCTTCATCTACGGCCACCGCTCCCACTGA
- the hpt gene encoding hypoxanthine phosphoribosyltransferase, with the protein MDTTDMGSDLAAVLVTEDEIRHRLVEMAKTLDTDYQGRDVLLVGVLKGAVMMMADLVRAMHSPVEMDWMAVSSYGAGTKSSGVVRIMKDLDRDITGRHVLIVEDIIDSGLTLSWLLRNLRSRGPASVEVCALLRKPEAVQVDIPVKYVGFDIPSEFVVGYGLDYAEKYRNLPFVGTLAPHVYGGA; encoded by the coding sequence GTGGACACGACCGACATGGGCTCGGACCTGGCGGCGGTCCTGGTCACCGAGGACGAGATCAGGCACCGGCTGGTGGAGATGGCCAAGACCCTCGACACCGACTACCAGGGACGCGACGTCCTGCTCGTCGGGGTGCTGAAGGGCGCGGTCATGATGATGGCCGACCTCGTCCGTGCCATGCACAGCCCGGTCGAGATGGACTGGATGGCGGTGTCGTCGTACGGCGCGGGCACCAAGTCGTCCGGCGTGGTCCGGATCATGAAGGACCTCGACCGCGACATCACGGGCCGGCACGTGCTGATCGTCGAGGACATCATCGACTCGGGCCTCACCCTGTCCTGGCTGCTGCGCAACCTCAGGTCGCGCGGGCCCGCCTCGGTCGAGGTCTGTGCCCTGCTCCGCAAGCCCGAGGCCGTCCAGGTCGACATCCCCGTGAAGTACGTGGGATTCGACATCCCCAGCGAGTTCGTCGTCGGCTACGGCCTCGACTACGCGGAGAAGTACCGGAATCTCCCGTTTGTCGGTACTCTCGCGCCTCATGTGTACGGCGGGGCGTGA
- the hflB gene encoding ATP-dependent zinc metalloprotease FtsH codes for MDIKRYLRGPLVWVLLIGVLLIVLLQLFNGGSGYKQVDTSTVISRIDEGQVKSALLTDKDQKIQVTLKDGSKLEAFWVAGQQREIVSSLQDNRPPSGWNVEVPKQSIFMSLLISLLPIILLVLIFLFIMNQMQGGGSRVMNFGKSKAKMITKDMPKTTFADVAGVDETIEELKEIKEFLENPAKFQQIGAKIPKGVLLFGPPGTGKTLLARAVAGEAGVPFYSISGSDFVEMFVGVGASRVRDLFEQAKANAPAIVFVDEIDAVGRQRGAGLGGGHDEREQTLNQLLVEMDGFDVRGGVILIAATNRPDILDPALLRPGRFDRQIVVDRPDLEGRKAILRVHARGKPFAPEADLDVIARRTPGFTGADLQNVINESALLTARNDMKQITAETLEESIDRVMAGPERKSRVMSDREKKMIAYHEGGHALVGHALPFADPVHKITILSRGRALGYTMSLPTEDRFLSTRSEMLDQLAGLLGGRAAEELVFHEPTTGASNDIEKATTIARNMVTQYGMSERLGARKFGSGDENVFLGREMGHERDYSEQVASTIDEEVRRVIEQAHDVAWEVLVEYRESLDNLVLRLMERETLQRAEVLEVFAAVKKRPARPSYSGYGKRLPDDRPPILTPNERAAAFATEPSGNGAASHEGGTPAGAPDHVAAPGTGADEPPREP; via the coding sequence ATGGACATCAAGCGTTATCTCCGCGGACCACTGGTGTGGGTACTCCTCATCGGTGTCCTGCTGATCGTGCTGCTCCAGCTCTTCAACGGCGGCAGCGGGTACAAGCAGGTAGACACGTCCACTGTCATCTCCAGGATCGACGAGGGCCAGGTCAAGTCCGCCCTGCTGACCGACAAGGACCAGAAGATCCAGGTCACCCTCAAGGACGGCTCCAAGCTCGAGGCGTTCTGGGTCGCCGGTCAGCAACGCGAGATCGTCTCGTCGCTGCAGGACAACCGGCCGCCGTCCGGCTGGAACGTCGAGGTGCCCAAGCAGAGCATCTTCATGAGCCTGCTGATCAGCCTGTTGCCGATCATCCTGCTCGTCCTCATCTTCCTGTTCATCATGAACCAGATGCAGGGCGGCGGCAGTCGCGTCATGAACTTCGGCAAGTCCAAGGCCAAGATGATCACCAAGGACATGCCGAAGACGACGTTCGCCGACGTCGCGGGCGTCGACGAGACCATCGAGGAGCTCAAGGAGATCAAGGAGTTCCTCGAGAACCCCGCGAAGTTCCAGCAGATCGGCGCGAAGATCCCCAAGGGCGTCCTGCTGTTCGGCCCGCCCGGCACCGGTAAGACCCTGCTCGCCAGGGCCGTCGCCGGCGAGGCGGGCGTCCCGTTCTACTCGATCTCCGGGTCCGACTTCGTCGAGATGTTCGTGGGTGTCGGTGCCTCGCGCGTCCGCGACCTGTTCGAGCAGGCCAAGGCCAACGCGCCGGCGATCGTGTTCGTCGACGAGATCGACGCGGTCGGCCGTCAGCGCGGCGCCGGCCTCGGTGGTGGTCACGACGAGCGCGAGCAGACCCTCAACCAGCTGCTCGTCGAGATGGACGGCTTCGACGTCCGCGGCGGCGTCATCCTGATCGCCGCGACCAACCGTCCCGACATCCTCGACCCGGCGCTGCTGCGCCCGGGCCGCTTCGACCGCCAGATCGTCGTCGACCGCCCCGACCTGGAGGGCCGCAAGGCGATCCTGCGGGTGCACGCGCGCGGCAAGCCGTTCGCGCCGGAGGCCGACCTCGACGTCATCGCGCGGCGCACCCCCGGGTTCACCGGTGCCGACCTGCAGAACGTCATCAACGAGTCGGCGCTGCTGACCGCGCGCAACGACATGAAGCAGATCACCGCGGAGACCCTCGAAGAGTCGATCGACCGGGTCATGGCCGGGCCGGAACGCAAGAGCCGGGTCATGAGCGACCGGGAGAAGAAGATGATCGCGTACCACGAGGGCGGCCATGCCCTGGTCGGACACGCGCTCCCGTTCGCCGACCCGGTGCACAAGATCACGATCCTGTCCCGTGGCCGTGCGCTCGGCTACACGATGTCGCTGCCGACCGAGGACAGGTTCCTCTCCACCCGTAGCGAGATGCTCGACCAGCTCGCCGGCCTGCTCGGTGGTCGCGCGGCGGAGGAGCTCGTCTTCCACGAGCCCACGACCGGTGCGAGCAACGACATCGAGAAGGCCACGACCATCGCGCGCAACATGGTCACCCAGTACGGCATGAGCGAGCGGCTCGGTGCGCGCAAGTTCGGTTCGGGCGACGAGAACGTCTTCCTCGGTCGCGAGATGGGCCACGAGCGCGACTACTCCGAGCAGGTGGCGTCGACCATCGACGAGGAGGTCAGGCGCGTCATCGAGCAGGCCCACGACGTGGCCTGGGAGGTCCTCGTCGAGTACCGCGAGAGCCTCGACAACCTCGTGCTGCGGCTGATGGAGCGCGAGACCTTGCAGCGGGCCGAGGTGCTCGAGGTCTTCGCCGCGGTCAAGAAGCGGCCGGCGCGGCCGTCGTACTCCGGCTACGGCAAGCGGCTGCCGGACGACCGTCCGCCGATCCTGACCCCGAACGAGCGGGCCGCGGCCTTTGCCACCGAGCCGAGCGGCAACGGTGCGGCGTCCCACGAGGGCGGCACGCCGGCCGGCGCTCCCGACCACGTCGCCGCGCCTGGCACCGGCGCCGACGAGCCGCCTCGGGAACCCTAG